In one Lolium rigidum isolate FL_2022 chromosome 3, APGP_CSIRO_Lrig_0.1, whole genome shotgun sequence genomic region, the following are encoded:
- the LOC124699424 gene encoding uncharacterized protein LOC124699424, with protein MWMRKKKVGTARPAARRRMPTSLGALWRRVVGPARVRKTRTTTKTKKSKTRSLSRALQVFSCVRGHRKGRTAARRY; from the coding sequence atgtggatgaggaagaagaaggtggggACGGCGAGGCCGGCTgcccggaggaggatgccgacgtCGCTCGGCGCGCTGTGGCGGCGCGTGGTCGGGCCGGCGCGCGTCCGCAAGACCAGGACCACCACCAAGACCAAGAAGAGCAAGACCAGGTCGCTCTCGCGCGCGCTGCAGGTGTTCTCCTGCGTCCGCGGCCATCGCAAagggaggacggcggcgcgccggTATTGA